A region from the Vicia villosa cultivar HV-30 ecotype Madison, WI linkage group LG3, Vvil1.0, whole genome shotgun sequence genome encodes:
- the LOC131656843 gene encoding uncharacterized protein LOC131656843 isoform X2, with translation MKEKNRNMVAISLYRGNLHRTPDVPRRWLMPNPKISLKDFKSLLARRSKALSRSQPNPNPNPNLLSTTTTNHKQLQLSNQPPELVDSNKPLHGSDFEIDAFDKPSDAAATSIDKHTHPVIANVDLHHDKDKRKKEVEDKLQVLNAKKHSLVLVLKQILNAEEDLKRRNSLQQQGVVMTRGPSVPPKADGTNDTGSVTKYLALRLGSEGNLGDLDGVEADDFTNHNNQHSQLVLRTSSMSPSSESPLRRTPSVQQNMVSNPARASFTSAGSPSCFAHSGQQGNPPNLPSASVSGTSYIASSPSPAASGGTSVYRDAQHPSPWK, from the exons atgaaagaaaaaaacagAAATATGGTTGCCATTTCATTATACAGAGGGAATCTTCACCGAACACCCGATGTGCCTCGTCGATGGCTaatgccaaaccctaaaatctcTCTCAAAGATTTCAAATCCCTTTTAGCTCGTCGTTCAAAGGCACTCTCTCGTTCTCAACCCAAccctaaccctaaccctaaccTTCTATCCACCACCACCACAAACCATAAACAACTTCAACTTTCTAATCAACCGCCGGAACTCGTTGATTCCAACAAACCGCTTCATGGATCCGATTTCGAGATTGATGCTTTCGACAAACCATCTGACGCTGCTGCAACTTCCATCGACAAACATACCCACCCT GTTATTGCAAATGTGGATCTGCATCATGATaaagacaaaaggaaaaaggaagtTGAGGACAAGTTACAAGTTTTGAATGCCAAGAAACATAGTCTGGTGTTAGTTTTGAAGCAG ATTTTAAATGCAGAGGAGGATTTAAAGAGACGGAATAGTTTGCAACAGCAAGGGGTTGTGATGACGCGCGGCCCTTCTGTTCCACCTAAAGCTGATGGGACCAATGATACTGGTTCAGTTACCAAATATTTGGCTCTGAGGTTGGGCTCTGAGGGAAATCTTGGTGACCTCGATGGTGTTGAAGCCGATGATTTTACTAATCATAATAATCAGCATTCTCAACTTGTTCTTCGGACCAGTAGCATGTCTCCTTCATCAGAATCCCCTCTTAGGAGGACTCCTAGTGTACAACAGAACATG GTTTCAAACCCTGCTCGGGCAAGTTTCACATCTGCTGGTAGTCCATCATGCTTTGCTCACTCAGGACAGCAGGGGAATCCACCAAACCTACCTTCCGCCTCTGTGTCAGGAACTAGTTACATTGCATCATCCCCTTCTCCAGCCGCATCTGGAGGTACTTCTGTTTATAGAGATGCTCAGCACCCAAGTCCATGGAAATAG
- the LOC131656843 gene encoding uncharacterized protein LOC131656843 isoform X1, translating into MKEKNRNMVAISLYRGNLHRTPDVPRRWLMPNPKISLKDFKSLLARRSKALSRSQPNPNPNPNLLSTTTTNHKQLQLSNQPPELVDSNKPLHGSDFEIDAFDKPSDAAATSIDKHTHPVIANVDLHHDKDKRKKEVEDKLQVLNAKKHSLVLVLKQILNAEEDLKRRNSLQQQGVVMTRGPSVPPKADGTNDTGSVTKYLALRLGSEGNLGDLDGVEADDFTNHNNQHSQLVLRTSSMSPSSESPLRRTPSVQQNMIEPCSTSMSPGQSGKEYPNYVSNPARASFTSAGSPSCFAHSGQQGNPPNLPSASVSGTSYIASSPSPAASGGTSVYRDAQHPSPWK; encoded by the exons atgaaagaaaaaaacagAAATATGGTTGCCATTTCATTATACAGAGGGAATCTTCACCGAACACCCGATGTGCCTCGTCGATGGCTaatgccaaaccctaaaatctcTCTCAAAGATTTCAAATCCCTTTTAGCTCGTCGTTCAAAGGCACTCTCTCGTTCTCAACCCAAccctaaccctaaccctaaccTTCTATCCACCACCACCACAAACCATAAACAACTTCAACTTTCTAATCAACCGCCGGAACTCGTTGATTCCAACAAACCGCTTCATGGATCCGATTTCGAGATTGATGCTTTCGACAAACCATCTGACGCTGCTGCAACTTCCATCGACAAACATACCCACCCT GTTATTGCAAATGTGGATCTGCATCATGATaaagacaaaaggaaaaaggaagtTGAGGACAAGTTACAAGTTTTGAATGCCAAGAAACATAGTCTGGTGTTAGTTTTGAAGCAG ATTTTAAATGCAGAGGAGGATTTAAAGAGACGGAATAGTTTGCAACAGCAAGGGGTTGTGATGACGCGCGGCCCTTCTGTTCCACCTAAAGCTGATGGGACCAATGATACTGGTTCAGTTACCAAATATTTGGCTCTGAGGTTGGGCTCTGAGGGAAATCTTGGTGACCTCGATGGTGTTGAAGCCGATGATTTTACTAATCATAATAATCAGCATTCTCAACTTGTTCTTCGGACCAGTAGCATGTCTCCTTCATCAGAATCCCCTCTTAGGAGGACTCCTAGTGTACAACAGAACATG ATTGAACCATGTTCAACTAGCATGAGTCCAGGTCAATCTGGGAAGGAGTACCCCAATTAT GTTTCAAACCCTGCTCGGGCAAGTTTCACATCTGCTGGTAGTCCATCATGCTTTGCTCACTCAGGACAGCAGGGGAATCCACCAAACCTACCTTCCGCCTCTGTGTCAGGAACTAGTTACATTGCATCATCCCCTTCTCCAGCCGCATCTGGAGGTACTTCTGTTTATAGAGATGCTCAGCACCCAAGTCCATGGAAATAG